Proteins from a genomic interval of Aquabacterium sp. J223:
- a CDS encoding helix-turn-helix transcriptional regulator, with amino-acid sequence MIDDMHITFERNVHAGTRSAPAWADRQPESSADDLRQRPSIQLLEAMLDEVDLPMLLVNVKGVVVHMNRVARLSLDAGPICLDRDNGVHVLRVKSAQPGLGRRLAAALASSYRQVVCAEEGDRSVIASVVPINQEFGADDRLALLILGRRRPVQPLAVDWFARCNGLTPSETRVLTMLCSGLSPHDIAKQNGVAVSTIRTQVASIRTKTATRSMRDLVAKVAALPPMVGLTRTVS; translated from the coding sequence GTGATCGACGACATGCACATAACCTTTGAACGCAACGTCCATGCCGGTACCCGTTCGGCGCCGGCATGGGCCGATCGGCAGCCTGAATCTTCGGCGGACGATCTACGTCAACGTCCATCGATCCAACTGCTGGAAGCGATGCTCGATGAAGTCGACTTGCCGATGCTACTGGTGAACGTGAAAGGTGTTGTTGTTCACATGAACCGGGTGGCTCGGCTCAGCTTGGACGCAGGGCCCATCTGCCTGGACCGGGACAACGGGGTGCATGTTCTGCGTGTGAAGAGTGCGCAGCCGGGCCTTGGTCGTCGACTCGCGGCGGCGTTGGCAAGCTCGTACCGGCAAGTGGTATGTGCCGAGGAGGGCGATCGATCGGTGATTGCCAGTGTGGTGCCCATCAATCAGGAATTCGGTGCCGACGACCGGTTGGCGCTGTTAATCCTCGGCCGTCGCCGACCCGTTCAGCCGCTGGCCGTCGACTGGTTTGCACGGTGCAATGGCCTAACGCCGTCAGAGACCCGCGTGCTGACGATGCTGTGCTCTGGCTTATCGCCTCACGACATTGCGAAGCAGAACGGCGTCGCGGTGTCGACCATCAGGACGCAGGTGGCCAGCATTCGGACGAAAACCGCGACCCGCAGCATGCGCGATCTCGTCGCCAAAGTGGCCGCACTGCCGCCGATGGTCGGGCTTACCAGAACGGTGTCTTGA
- a CDS encoding response regulator, producing MSNLVDWGSKLQRVLMVDDHVMILQAIRSSLLESAPGLEIDMASSFGKALQAVGEKTYELVILDWHLPDGKGVDTVRQLHDSGCTARVVILSGDASTERILLALQAGAAGFIPKTYDMALLAAALGVVIHGGVFLPPEVLGHAGRLPAATDARAIGDPIANPLKQADPQHASAKRGASATEPAAAALVELDARFPSLTGRQLAVFRAAMRGLSNKLIARELGIAESTVKTHLSAVFASLNVSNRTQAVLLASREGFRVA from the coding sequence ATGTCAAACCTGGTCGACTGGGGCTCGAAACTCCAACGAGTGCTGATGGTGGACGACCACGTCATGATCCTGCAGGCAATCAGGTCCTCGCTTCTGGAGTCGGCTCCTGGCCTGGAAATCGACATGGCGTCGAGTTTTGGGAAGGCACTGCAGGCGGTCGGCGAAAAGACCTACGAGCTGGTGATCCTCGATTGGCATCTGCCCGATGGCAAGGGCGTCGATACCGTTCGCCAACTTCATGACTCGGGTTGCACCGCAAGGGTAGTGATCCTTTCGGGTGATGCCTCCACCGAAAGAATACTTCTGGCGCTCCAGGCAGGAGCGGCCGGCTTCATACCGAAGACCTACGACATGGCTTTGCTGGCGGCAGCGCTCGGCGTCGTGATTCACGGCGGCGTATTCCTTCCGCCAGAAGTGCTGGGGCATGCCGGCAGGCTGCCCGCGGCCACAGATGCCCGCGCCATCGGCGACCCGATCGCTAATCCCTTGAAGCAAGCAGATCCGCAGCACGCGTCTGCGAAACGCGGCGCCAGTGCCACCGAACCTGCTGCGGCCGCGTTGGTCGAGCTGGACGCGCGGTTTCCATCGCTGACCGGACGCCAATTGGCTGTATTCCGGGCAGCGATGCGCGGACTCAGCAACAAGCTGATCGCCCGTGAACTGGGCATTGCAGAGTCGACCGTCAAAACGCATTTGTCGGCTGTGTTCGCCAGCCTCAACGTGTCCAACCGGACGCAGGCCGTGTTGCTCGCTTCCCGGGAGGGCTTTCGTGTGGCTTGA